The Bacillota bacterium genome has a segment encoding these proteins:
- a CDS encoding ABC transporter permease yields MLSIILGSAWHNIKRHPLRAFLTILQISIGIACVVSVLSYKMNLQAMLGHLVGASEDLVVAVGGSEFRNEQGGLTRVTYPIFTERDVAELASDFSMVEAVSPVAQLPIFVAEANGMRYLVRGGASVGADYAKIYDLEIIEGSFITRSDVENKSDVVVISEGLGKILFGSPPYVGETIEVLPRVMGGMDQSKPEPIPRTKYRVIGVFRGKSGQANPLSPTVKIAWSAFWPATVDPAGVARAPGLDMVVRYPYTTLSIRAKPGKAGMVRDRIKTLISGRRRPGIPIAEAEGGVRADDKASVIFESPGDRAKMILWFASQLTLALGGAVFVALVVSAIGILSIMMVSVVERTREIGLRRALGASRRAIILQFTLDSTILAFAGGALGILLAFWLYPLIKSVVFERTWFATGSLVSPYPAPLAALGGIALAAASGALFGFIPAFQAAKVEPAEILREL; encoded by the coding sequence GTGCTTTCCATAATCCTTGGGTCCGCATGGCACAACATAAAGCGCCATCCGCTCCGGGCCTTCCTCACGATTCTACAGATAAGCATCGGGATTGCCTGCGTGGTGTCCGTCTTGAGCTATAAAATGAATCTCCAGGCTATGTTGGGCCATCTCGTTGGGGCGAGTGAGGATTTGGTGGTAGCTGTAGGCGGCAGTGAATTTCGTAATGAACAGGGCGGCTTGACGCGCGTCACGTATCCGATATTCACGGAAAGAGATGTGGCGGAGCTTGCCTCTGATTTTTCCATGGTGGAAGCGGTGTCACCTGTGGCGCAGCTCCCGATATTTGTGGCGGAGGCCAACGGAATGCGGTATCTCGTGAGGGGTGGTGCGTCAGTTGGTGCGGATTACGCGAAGATATATGACCTCGAGATAATCGAGGGCAGTTTCATAACCAGGTCGGATGTGGAGAATAAGTCAGACGTGGTTGTGATCTCTGAAGGCCTTGGTAAAATCCTGTTTGGAAGCCCTCCATATGTTGGTGAGACAATTGAAGTTCTTCCCAGGGTTATGGGCGGGATGGATCAGTCTAAGCCGGAGCCGATCCCCAGGACTAAATATAGAGTGATAGGCGTGTTCCGGGGTAAATCCGGCCAGGCGAATCCGCTTTCACCCACCGTGAAGATCGCGTGGTCTGCGTTCTGGCCGGCCACTGTCGACCCGGCGGGCGTCGCAAGGGCTCCGGGTCTTGATATGGTGGTTCGGTATCCATATACAACCCTCTCGATTCGAGCGAAGCCCGGTAAGGCAGGCATGGTCAGAGATCGTATCAAGACGCTGATATCAGGGCGACGCCGGCCGGGTATCCCTATTGCAGAAGCGGAGGGCGGGGTGAGGGCCGACGATAAGGCGTCGGTCATATTTGAATCTCCGGGGGATAGGGCCAAGATGATCTTGTGGTTTGCATCTCAGCTGACCCTGGCCCTTGGAGGCGCGGTCTTTGTTGCGCTCGTCGTGAGCGCGATAGGAATACTCAGCATAATGATGGTGAGTGTGGTGGAGAGAACGAGGGAGATAGGACTCCGGCGGGCCCTTGGAGCATCGCGCAGGGCTATCATACTGCAATTTACGTTGGATTCTACCATCTTGGCCTTCGCGGGAGGAGCCCTTGGCATTTTGTTGGCTTTCTGGCTGTATCCTCTCATAAAGAGCGTTGTTTTCGAACGGACCTGGTTTGCCACTGGCAGCCTTGTGAGTCCGTACCCGGCACCGCTTGCGGCCCTTGGAGGAATCGCGCTTGCCGCGGCATCGGGCGCCTTATTTGGATTCATCCCGGCCTTTCAGGCGGCAAAGGTGGAGCCTGCGGAGATCTTAAGAGAATTGTAG
- a CDS encoding efflux RND transporter periplasmic adaptor subunit, whose protein sequence is MSERDAGIRQDTGTKRFEPIIRRPPRALSGRTRRDLAMVLFVAIVLALVVGLPAYFLMPREKPYLLANYTYAEVRPGEFKDVVDAPGTVLPAHTVEIRAEVAGVVQKIMVTPGQEVKPGMSICILHSADLAARLEEGKLQALTAEDNLEKARLESKQTIERIERDLEDAKRDVAYAMAKLEDARKLYEAGAIPQKQVEEAQAEVDRAQSIVESKQSELSASKAEAEFQINACARQLGAARSSLKAIEDAMAGLVLRSPIAGKVLDVAVVPGATVSQGMVVAQVADLSRLVVKAKVDASDIRLVTAGQRATVDLGGRSLSGTVQDVAPRAEETGQGATVDVTVGLNANPGDVPPNSAAYVEIEVRQRSGVLYLPRGPFLASGQEMFVYVIEGDKAVQRDVRFGRSYGNAIEILEGLAAGEKVITSSYEEFKDRKEIRVLSEGGRQS, encoded by the coding sequence ATGTCGGAGAGAGATGCCGGGATAAGGCAAGATACAGGGACGAAGCGATTTGAGCCCATTATAAGAAGGCCGCCCAGGGCATTATCGGGGCGTACCCGGAGAGATTTGGCGATGGTTCTCTTTGTCGCTATCGTACTGGCGCTCGTAGTAGGTCTGCCGGCATATTTCCTGATGCCACGCGAGAAGCCTTATCTTCTGGCCAATTATACCTATGCTGAGGTCAGGCCTGGAGAATTCAAAGATGTGGTGGACGCGCCCGGGACGGTTTTGCCGGCCCACACAGTAGAGATACGGGCGGAAGTGGCTGGAGTCGTTCAAAAGATTATGGTGACGCCCGGCCAGGAAGTAAAGCCAGGCATGTCTATATGCATTCTCCACTCGGCGGATCTTGCGGCAAGACTTGAAGAAGGAAAACTTCAAGCGCTCACCGCCGAGGATAATCTGGAGAAGGCCCGCCTTGAGTCAAAGCAGACCATCGAGCGTATAGAACGCGACCTGGAGGATGCGAAAAGAGATGTCGCCTATGCGATGGCGAAGCTAGAGGACGCGCGAAAGCTTTATGAGGCTGGCGCCATTCCGCAAAAGCAGGTGGAGGAGGCCCAGGCGGAAGTTGATCGCGCGCAATCTATTGTCGAATCCAAACAATCGGAGCTCTCGGCATCGAAGGCCGAGGCTGAATTCCAGATCAACGCCTGCGCCCGGCAACTTGGCGCTGCCAGGTCTAGCCTCAAGGCTATCGAGGATGCCATGGCGGGGTTAGTTCTCCGTTCCCCCATCGCCGGCAAGGTTCTTGACGTGGCTGTTGTGCCGGGCGCGACAGTGAGCCAGGGGATGGTCGTCGCTCAGGTCGCGGACCTCAGCCGGCTGGTGGTAAAGGCTAAGGTAGATGCATCAGATATAAGGCTCGTCACGGCAGGTCAGAGAGCGACCGTGGATCTTGGCGGGAGGAGCCTCAGCGGGACCGTGCAGGATGTGGCTCCAAGGGCCGAAGAGACAGGGCAGGGCGCGACTGTGGATGTTACTGTAGGCCTGAATGCGAACCCGGGTGATGTGCCCCCAAATAGCGCGGCCTATGTTGAAATCGAAGTGAGGCAACGTTCCGGCGTTTTGTATCTCCCGCGAGGACCATTCCTCGCCAGCGGGCAGGAGATGTTTGTCTATGTGATAGAAGGGGATAAGGCGGTCCAGAGGGATGTGAGATTCGGCAGGTCCTATGGTAATGCTATTGAGATCCTGGAGGGGCTTGCTGCCGGGGAAAAGGTGATAACATCTTCGTATGAGGAGTTCAAAGATAGGAAGGAGATTCGGGTATTGTCAGAAGGAGGGCGACAATCATAA
- a CDS encoding ABC transporter ATP-binding protein, which yields MDGFIALRDISKIYVLGKVDVSAISDVTLDVARGEYIAIMGPSGSGKSTLLNIMGGLDVPTSGKYLLEGADITRLSDRELARIRCQHFGFVFQSYNLFPEFTAIENVMIPMAYAGVRPAERWKRACALLESLDMGHRLRHYPNQLSGGEQQRVAIARALANDPDIILADEPTGNLASKQGDEILSIFDDLNSQGVTIVMVTHNRAVADHARRLILLRDGRVESDEAIRPL from the coding sequence ATGGATGGTTTCATTGCGCTTCGGGATATCTCCAAAATATATGTCTTGGGCAAGGTAGATGTATCCGCCATATCGGATGTCACCTTGGATGTCGCCCGTGGAGAATATATTGCGATAATGGGCCCGTCCGGTTCGGGGAAATCCACGCTATTGAATATAATGGGCGGACTTGACGTGCCAACTTCCGGAAAGTATCTGCTCGAAGGCGCTGATATAACCAGATTGTCCGATAGGGAGCTTGCCAGGATCCGATGTCAGCATTTCGGGTTTGTATTTCAGAGCTATAACCTCTTTCCAGAATTCACGGCAATTGAGAATGTGATGATTCCCATGGCATATGCAGGCGTCCGACCGGCAGAACGGTGGAAGAGGGCCTGTGCCCTGCTTGAATCGCTTGACATGGGCCACCGGCTGAGACATTATCCCAACCAGTTGTCAGGAGGCGAACAGCAGCGCGTCGCCATAGCGAGAGCTCTTGCCAATGATCCTGACATCATTCTCGCTGATGAACCTACAGGGAACCTGGCGAGCAAGCAGGGCGATGAGATCCTGTCTATCTTTGATGACCTGAACTCACAGGGCGTTACTATTGTGATGGTTACTCACAACAGAGCTGTTGCCGACCATGCAAGACGTCTAATTCTTCTTCGCGATGGCCGCGTTGAGAGCGATGAGGCGATAAGGCCCCTGTAA
- a CDS encoding response regulator transcription factor yields MARIKLLLFTDHPIVKRGVLDALKDEVSIEVVGEAQSLMEAVHKAYELKPDAILVDPYARKIDGREASVILQEMLKDIMVFNLEDRDGVKGTMRGALPGQDMARSGGHERGEGGGKAGSGQDAHLPGNWIIDPDLGRMLKQRSRLATDIQIKARLVTRGPNQGDFRYFYCDPNWKLTEAEKDVLSFIVEGHSNREIAEELYLSVNTVKCHIRRILQKLHVTSRSEAIRVATRSLIKC; encoded by the coding sequence ATGGCCAGGATCAAATTGCTCCTTTTCACCGACCACCCTATAGTAAAACGGGGAGTACTGGACGCATTGAAGGATGAAGTCTCCATAGAAGTAGTTGGCGAGGCTCAATCTCTTATGGAGGCGGTTCATAAAGCTTATGAGCTGAAACCAGATGCTATCCTGGTGGACCCATACGCACGCAAGATAGATGGACGTGAGGCGAGCGTGATCTTACAGGAGATGCTCAAGGATATCATGGTATTCAACTTGGAAGACCGGGATGGAGTAAAAGGAACGATGCGCGGCGCCCTGCCTGGCCAGGACATGGCAAGATCAGGAGGACATGAGAGGGGCGAGGGCGGGGGAAAGGCCGGTTCAGGGCAGGATGCGCATCTTCCGGGGAACTGGATCATTGACCCTGATCTGGGGAGAATGCTGAAACAACGATCGCGGCTGGCCACAGACATTCAAATCAAGGCCCGGCTTGTAACGAGAGGGCCCAATCAGGGGGATTTTCGCTATTTCTATTGTGATCCAAACTGGAAGCTCACCGAGGCTGAAAAAGATGTGCTCTCCTTCATAGTGGAAGGGCATTCCAACAGGGAAATCGCTGAAGAGCTATATCTCAGCGTCAATACCGTAAAATGTCATATAAGGCGGATCCTACAAAAACTGCATGTTACCAGCAGGTCAGAGGCCATAAGGGTAGCGACCCGGAGCCTCATTAAATGCTGA
- a CDS encoding radical SAM protein, producing the protein MESRLAIPANVRVISDKDQVVVINPDLSDWIKLTPEAWRLVTEACEGKWPSHLAPDDSIRVLFEYLFEHQYLINMPGNMVLPQPARNGNTSFSPGPVSPSSPEKLYLNVTDRCNLNCPTCYFGSGSGHGEYPLDLDTDQWHGIIDGIASDGVQCVFISGGEPLLRPDLINLLDHACRKFSNVVLLTNGTLITEPLASKMAQMDLRIQISVDGSQAVLHDSIRGDGTFSAAISGIKLLLSAGVKRIEIVPTITKLNIGDLAGLENLAQSLGVGYHFSLFMPVGRGKCRSRDLELTPVDLLIWAGDILDKMSSDPACGDGAESKCPDGQKIECHGPEAPLALIPRVSCGAGKSILSVGPDGKIYPCPLLHLPELACGNALTDSVMSALRLISGQIPDVDDLPGCSECDVRYFCGGGCRAGSFHERRDFLAKDPYCSFYRSLYGSFLWDWREDEPPEKNLKQMRENFKRAISSLKGVES; encoded by the coding sequence TTGGAATCCAGACTTGCAATCCCGGCAAACGTGAGGGTCATCTCAGATAAGGATCAGGTCGTCGTGATCAATCCTGATCTCTCAGATTGGATAAAGTTGACTCCGGAGGCCTGGAGGCTGGTGACCGAAGCCTGCGAGGGGAAGTGGCCATCCCATCTCGCGCCGGATGATTCGATTCGGGTGCTTTTCGAATACCTCTTCGAGCATCAATATCTAATAAATATGCCAGGGAATATGGTATTGCCTCAACCCGCCAGGAATGGTAATACTTCTTTCTCCCCAGGTCCAGTCTCACCGTCCAGTCCTGAAAAACTCTACCTAAATGTGACAGACCGATGCAATCTCAATTGTCCGACATGCTATTTCGGCTCTGGAAGCGGACACGGAGAGTATCCGCTAGATCTAGATACTGACCAGTGGCATGGAATAATTGATGGTATTGCATCGGATGGAGTCCAATGCGTCTTCATAAGCGGCGGCGAACCCTTGTTGCGGCCAGATCTCATCAACTTACTAGACCACGCATGCAGGAAGTTTTCGAATGTGGTCCTGCTTACCAATGGGACGCTCATCACCGAGCCTCTAGCCAGTAAAATGGCGCAGATGGACCTACGCATCCAGATAAGTGTGGATGGAAGCCAGGCTGTGTTGCATGACTCCATCCGAGGCGATGGGACATTTTCGGCGGCCATCAGTGGAATAAAGCTTCTCCTTTCCGCGGGGGTGAAGAGAATTGAGATCGTGCCCACCATCACGAAACTCAACATCGGGGATCTCGCTGGTCTCGAGAATTTGGCACAATCTCTTGGGGTCGGTTACCACTTCAGCCTATTCATGCCAGTAGGGCGCGGGAAATGCCGATCGAGGGACCTGGAACTTACACCTGTGGACCTTTTAATATGGGCCGGGGATATCCTCGACAAGATGTCCTCAGATCCTGCCTGCGGCGATGGCGCTGAATCCAAATGCCCGGATGGGCAGAAGATTGAGTGCCATGGTCCCGAAGCGCCCTTGGCTCTAATTCCTAGGGTTTCATGTGGCGCGGGAAAATCCATCTTAAGTGTAGGGCCCGATGGGAAGATATATCCATGCCCTCTGTTGCATCTTCCGGAATTAGCCTGCGGAAATGCTCTCACCGATTCTGTGATGTCCGCTTTACGACTTATATCGGGCCAGATCCCTGATGTAGATGATCTCCCAGGCTGTAGTGAATGCGATGTCAGGTACTTCTGCGGTGGGGGGTGCAGAGCCGGGTCATTTCATGAGAGAAGGGATTTTCTTGCCAAAGATCCTTATTGCAGCTTCTATCGAAGCTTGTACGGTTCCTTCCTATGGGATTGGCGAGAGGATGAACCTCCTGAGAAAAACCTGAAGCAGATGAGGGAGAACTTCAAAAGGGCAATTTCGAGTTTGAAAGGGGTCGAATCTTGA
- a CDS encoding CPBP family intramembrane metalloprotease, whose product MNWIKSLFTCETALPWAMIGISCVICFWVDWKFGDSPDSGSSCGIESQRQNAHAINLGPILVWGMLVAIALATSSDPVGYYGLSTTRLSKIPWLAVACMVGTAFSAGRLLDHVLLPGVISRLVRENVIVPGGSFGLLSRLDTHYALFLGIFYIGCQTFFEELIFRGICFDIFYRLIMAARGFRPGSGIFDAVIIASLGQALLFGVLHHMPLRLALRKRGEKALLMEAYVMVMPTALGFFFEMLNRSIDSLWPGWVAHFSLNYLTMAWMVVEGWRQSTALKAGHKHEKGGRRILPISE is encoded by the coding sequence TTGAACTGGATCAAGAGTCTATTCACATGTGAGACTGCCTTGCCCTGGGCCATGATTGGCATCTCATGCGTTATATGTTTCTGGGTGGATTGGAAATTCGGTGATTCCCCGGATAGCGGCTCAAGTTGCGGGATTGAATCTCAAAGACAGAATGCGCATGCTATAAATCTTGGGCCTATCCTGGTTTGGGGCATGCTCGTGGCCATAGCTCTGGCCACTTCATCAGATCCTGTGGGGTACTATGGGCTTTCCACCACGCGCTTGAGTAAGATCCCATGGCTTGCTGTGGCCTGCATGGTAGGCACCGCCTTTTCGGCGGGAAGACTATTGGATCATGTTTTGTTACCGGGGGTCATCTCCCGTCTGGTCAGAGAAAATGTCATCGTTCCAGGCGGCAGCTTTGGGCTTCTAAGCAGGCTTGACACACATTACGCCTTATTCTTGGGCATCTTCTACATAGGATGTCAGACCTTTTTCGAGGAACTCATCTTCAGGGGAATATGCTTTGACATTTTCTATCGTCTAATAATGGCGGCAAGAGGGTTTAGACCTGGCAGTGGGATCTTCGACGCGGTCATCATAGCCTCCCTCGGGCAAGCTTTGCTCTTTGGCGTGCTTCACCACATGCCATTGAGGCTGGCCTTGCGGAAACGTGGAGAAAAGGCGCTATTGATGGAGGCATATGTGATGGTCATGCCAACCGCCCTCGGGTTCTTTTTTGAAATGCTGAATCGTTCCATTGATTCATTATGGCCGGGTTGGGTCGCACATTTTTCTCTCAACTATCTAACCATGGCCTGGATGGTTGTGGAAGGCTGGCGACAATCGACGGCTTTGAAAGCAGGACATAAACATGAGAAAGGAGGTAGGCGCATTCTTCCTATCAGCGAATGA
- a CDS encoding ABC transporter ATP-binding protein: MRSSMSYYESAISLENVTKTYGRRWGQPGKTVVNNVTFDVSHGELMGLLGPNGSGKTTIIKMLVGLVTLTHGAIRIKGVDITSSRARALAALGVMSGDARSLYWRLSCYQNLEYFGALRTGLWGRKLRDRIGSLLEAFGLSSMSNTPAGDLSRGLLQRLGLAVALVSDPEILILDEPTSGLDVVAIHELVGFLRELSRRGRTILIATHDMSFAERLADRVCIIQGGYLVALDRVSHLSRLLRTHCYELSVDGSIDEIGRDAITSFKGVALSETRDGLKITFDAEDVDELYELLDFLRQRKVGIKDLLRREPDLEQAYLRIIGKS; the protein is encoded by the coding sequence TTGCGGTCTTCAATGTCATATTATGAATCTGCCATATCTCTGGAAAATGTCACCAAGACATATGGGAGGAGGTGGGGGCAGCCAGGAAAAACAGTGGTCAACAATGTGACTTTTGATGTATCCCATGGAGAGCTTATGGGTCTACTTGGTCCTAATGGCTCAGGTAAGACCACTATCATCAAGATGCTGGTTGGGCTCGTGACATTGACTCACGGCGCGATACGAATAAAAGGGGTAGATATAACCAGTTCTAGGGCGAGAGCCCTTGCGGCTCTCGGAGTGATGTCCGGAGATGCCAGATCCCTTTATTGGAGATTAAGCTGCTATCAAAATCTGGAGTATTTTGGCGCACTCAGGACTGGGCTGTGGGGGCGCAAGTTGAGGGACCGTATTGGGAGTCTGTTAGAAGCTTTCGGTCTTTCCAGTATGAGCAACACACCAGCCGGTGATCTTTCTCGCGGGCTCCTGCAGCGGCTTGGGTTAGCTGTGGCTCTTGTGAGCGACCCTGAGATACTGATCCTCGACGAGCCCACATCCGGCCTAGATGTGGTTGCAATTCATGAGTTAGTCGGGTTTCTTCGTGAGCTTTCCAGGCGGGGACGGACGATACTCATAGCAACGCATGATATGAGTTTTGCCGAGAGACTTGCGGATAGGGTATGCATAATACAGGGAGGATATCTAGTCGCCCTGGACAGGGTATCTCACCTGTCCAGGCTTTTGAGGACCCACTGCTATGAGCTCTCCGTGGATGGCAGCATTGATGAGATCGGACGGGATGCCATCACCTCGTTTAAAGGTGTGGCTCTCAGCGAGACTAGAGATGGATTGAAGATCACATTTGATGCTGAGGATGTAGACGAGCTCTATGAGCTGCTAGATTTCCTGAGGCAACGGAAGGTTGGCATCAAGGATCTTTTGCGGAGGGAACCAGACCTTGAGCAAGCCTATCTGCGAATCATTGGGAAAAGCTAG
- a CDS encoding ABC transporter permease, which translates to MHFRYPLSAVAEMAGLVITAFVIVAGADAYPGTIGTKFVEAGERLAGFVGFFIALVGTQGPSKVVRDEADTGTLEQLSICRPNLMCIIIARVMADTMRLIPILILALGAVAHISGIEISLPFIKVFVILLAIGVGMSGWGFLIASLVLLYKRMGFLINLFSLAMLPLAILPMKDLPASISLAAAMVPFRWGNALLQGAIMPGAVGPESVWTSVLAPFLASSVATIAIGIAVFAYADRIARKDGLLGKY; encoded by the coding sequence ATGCACTTCAGATACCCTTTATCTGCAGTTGCGGAAATGGCGGGGTTGGTGATCACAGCATTTGTCATAGTGGCAGGGGCAGATGCATATCCTGGCACTATCGGGACCAAATTCGTTGAAGCAGGGGAACGGCTCGCCGGTTTCGTGGGGTTCTTCATAGCTTTGGTTGGTACGCAGGGACCGAGTAAGGTAGTTAGAGATGAGGCGGATACGGGGACCCTTGAGCAGCTTTCCATATGTCGCCCCAATCTGATGTGCATCATCATTGCCAGGGTTATGGCGGATACGATGAGGTTAATCCCCATTTTGATACTAGCCCTGGGGGCTGTGGCTCATATTTCGGGGATAGAGATATCATTGCCCTTCATAAAGGTCTTTGTGATATTACTTGCGATCGGGGTTGGCATGTCGGGCTGGGGTTTTTTGATAGCGTCGCTGGTTCTCCTATACAAGCGAATGGGGTTTCTCATTAATCTCTTCAGCCTTGCGATGCTCCCTCTGGCAATATTGCCGATGAAGGACCTTCCAGCGTCGATCTCGCTGGCGGCCGCCATGGTTCCTTTTCGCTGGGGTAACGCGCTCCTACAAGGGGCTATAATGCCGGGCGCGGTTGGACCAGAATCTGTATGGACATCGGTACTGGCCCCATTTCTAGCTAGCAGCGTTGCCACCATCGCCATAGGAATCGCGGTCTTCGCTTACGCTGATAGAATCGCCCGAAAGGATGGGTTACTCGGGAAATATTAG
- the gndA gene encoding NADP-dependent phosphogluconate dehydrogenase → MLNADIGLIGLAVMGQNLALNMAGKGFRVAVYNRTVERVDEFVNGIARGANIMPAHSPEELVMSLKRPRRIMLMVKAGDAVDAVIEQLVPLLDDGDLIVDGGNSFFKDTIRREKALKEHGILFLGTGISGGEEGALRGPSIMPGGAPQAWDLMGEILLRISAKAPDGEPCCAYLGPDGAGHFVKMVHNGIEYGDMQLIAEAYHLMSALLGMSANEISEVFARWNEGELGSYLIEITSYILNRVDEETGRPLVDMILDEAEQKGTGKWTSRESLDLGVPVPTITEAVFTRFMSGLKEERVRASSALRGPELRFGDDDDREGLINDIGRALFASKICAYAQGFSLLRAASKAYGWNLDLGVVAKIWRGGCIIRARFLDRIREAYIKDKELPNLLLDDYFRRSIEDSQASWRKVVSFAAIHGIPVPAFSSALGYFDAYRTERLPANLLQAQRDYFGAHTYRRLDKPGSFHTEWVL, encoded by the coding sequence GTGTTGAACGCTGACATTGGGCTTATAGGCCTTGCCGTAATGGGACAGAACCTCGCTCTTAACATGGCTGGCAAAGGTTTCAGGGTCGCTGTATATAATCGGACTGTTGAGAGAGTTGATGAGTTTGTAAATGGCATCGCAAGGGGAGCGAATATCATGCCTGCGCATTCCCCGGAGGAACTCGTGATGTCTTTGAAGAGGCCTCGTCGAATCATGCTTATGGTCAAAGCCGGGGATGCCGTTGATGCCGTGATTGAACAGTTGGTTCCCTTGCTCGATGATGGAGACCTTATAGTTGATGGCGGGAATTCATTCTTCAAGGATACCATAAGGCGTGAGAAGGCATTGAAGGAACATGGCATTCTTTTCCTCGGAACAGGAATTTCCGGGGGAGAGGAGGGCGCTCTTCGTGGACCGAGCATAATGCCGGGTGGCGCTCCGCAAGCTTGGGATCTTATGGGAGAGATCCTTCTGCGCATTTCCGCGAAAGCCCCTGATGGGGAACCTTGTTGCGCTTATCTCGGGCCCGATGGGGCCGGCCATTTTGTCAAAATGGTCCATAACGGGATTGAATACGGGGACATGCAGCTCATAGCAGAAGCCTATCACCTCATGAGCGCGCTCTTGGGGATGTCTGCCAATGAGATCTCTGAGGTATTTGCCAGATGGAATGAAGGAGAGCTCGGGTCATACCTTATAGAGATCACGTCATATATCTTGAATAGGGTCGATGAGGAGACTGGAAGACCCCTGGTCGATATGATCCTCGACGAAGCGGAGCAGAAGGGAACGGGGAAATGGACAAGCCGGGAGTCCCTCGATCTGGGTGTGCCCGTACCTACCATTACAGAGGCTGTCTTCACGCGATTCATGTCCGGGCTGAAAGAAGAGCGCGTAAGGGCTTCAAGCGCCCTAAGAGGGCCGGAGCTCCGGTTTGGTGACGATGACGATAGAGAAGGGTTGATCAATGACATCGGCAGAGCATTATTTGCATCCAAGATATGTGCCTATGCGCAGGGATTCTCTCTTCTCAGAGCTGCCTCAAAAGCATATGGATGGAACCTAGACCTCGGTGTAGTGGCAAAAATCTGGCGGGGTGGATGCATAATCAGGGCGCGTTTTCTGGATCGCATTAGAGAAGCTTATATAAAGGATAAGGAGCTTCCGAATTTGCTGCTGGATGATTATTTCCGGAGATCTATCGAGGATTCACAGGCCAGCTGGCGGAAGGTAGTGAGTTTTGCCGCCATCCATGGCATTCCAGTGCCTGCGTTTAGTTCGGCCCTAGGCTATTTTGATGCGTATAGGACTGAAAGACTCCCGGCTAATCTACTGCAGGCGCAGAGGGACTATTTTGGTGCCCATACATATAGAAGGCTGGATAAGCCTGGATCTTTTCATACGGAGTGGGTTTTATAA